The following are from one region of the Oncorhynchus masou masou isolate Uvic2021 unplaced genomic scaffold, UVic_Omas_1.1 unplaced_scaffold_916, whole genome shotgun sequence genome:
- the dapk2a gene encoding death-associated protein kinase 2a yields MTAGMALFKQQTVEDFYDIGEELGSGQFAIVKRCWEKSTGLEFAAKFIKKRQSRSSRRGVRREEIEREVNILQQTQHANIVTFHDVYENLTDVVLVLELVSGGELFDFLAQKESLSEEEATQFIKQILEGVHYLHSRKIAHFDLKPENIMLLDKNVPLPRIKLIDFGLAHKIEAGAEFKNIFGTPEFVAPEIVMLIGQPVCSSPRDSDAFSAVLSGASPFLGETKQDTLANISAMNYEFDEEFFCRTSELAKSFIRQLLERDKMKRLTIQDALNHPWIKSNECKEETPITKTPDQTKTPDQTKTPDQTKTPKKRERRQLKTKRLKEYTMKSHSSMPPNNTYVNFERFVQVVEDISRMEGSFTGLASAHDSLQEDIDALVSVYNHKESWYKEESEGVRHQLSQIRYEFRKVEAMKRSLQDEMKVVDVSVSDVSARYQERKRHFDALRQELSDELKWVQDVVGSLGVTGGVADGVGGGGYLNCNFSTVFNNDVNEALKEMLNRSCGGDLLSGISLNLV; encoded by the exons TGCAGGCATGGCCCTGTTCAAGCAGCAGACAGTGGAGGATTTCTACGACATCGGAGAAGAATTAGGAAG CGGTCAGTTTGCCATCGTGAAGCGTTGCTGGGAGAAGAGCACAGGTCTGGAGTTCGCCGCTAAGTTCATCAAGAAACGTCAGAGCAGATCCAGCCGAcggggggtcaggagggaggagatagagagagaggtcaacatcCTACAGCAGACACAACACGCCAACATAGTCACCTTCCACGATGTCTACGAGAACCTTACTGACGTGGTGCTCGTCCTGGAGCT ggtGTCTGGGGGAGAGCTGTTTGACTTCCTGGCCCAGAAGGAGTCTCTGAGTGAAGAGGAGGCAACTCAGTTTATCAAACAGATTCTGGAGGGggtccactacctacactctaggAAGATAGCACACTTTGACCTCAAG CCTGAAAACATCATGCTGTTGGACAAGAACGTGCCATTGCCAAGGATCAAACTAATCGATTTCGGACTCGCTCACAAAATCGAGGCGGGGGCAgagtttaaaaacatttttgggacTCCTGAATTTGTGg CCCCAGAGATAGTGATGCTGATTGGTCAACCTGTCTGTTCCAGCCCTAGAGATAGTGATGCATTTAGTGCAGT GCTGAGTGGAGCGTCTCCCTTCCTGGGAGAGACTAAACAGGACACGCTGGCCAACATCTCAGCCATGAACTACGAGTTTGACGAGGAGTTCTTCTGTAGAACCAGTGAACTGGCCAAAAGCTTCATACGGCAGCTACTGGAGAGAGACAAGAT GAAGAGATTAACTATTCAAGATGCCCTCAACCATCCCTGGATCAAG TCTAATGAATGCAAGGAGGAGACTCCCATCACCAAAACCCCGGACCAGACCAAGACCCCGGACCAGACCAAGACCCCGGACCAGACCAAGACCCCTAAGAAGCGCGAGCGCCGTCAGCTGAAGACCAAACGTCTCAAGGAGTACACCATGAAGTCCCACTCCTCCATGCCCCCCAACAACACCTACGTCAACTTCGAACGCTTCGTCCAGGTAGTGGAGGACATCAGCCGGATGGAGGGCTCCTTCACTGGGCTAGCCTCGGCCCACGACTCCCTGCAGGAGGACATCGACGCCTTGGTCTCCGTCTACAACCACAAGGAGTCCTGGTACAAGGAGGAGAGCGAGGGGGTCCGTCACCAGCTGTCTCAGATCCGCTACGAGTTCCGTAAAGTGGAGGCGATGAAGAGGAGCCTGCAGGATGAGATGAAGGTGGTGGACGTTAGCGTCAGTGACGTTAGCGCCCGCTaccaggagaggaagagacactTTGACGCCCTGAGACAGGAGCTGAGCGACGAGCTGAAGTGGGTGCAGGACGTGGTGGGGTCGTTAGGGGTCACGGGCGGGGTCGCGGACGGGGTCGGAGGAGGGGGCTACCTCAACTGTAACTTCTCCACTGTGTTTAATAATGACGTGAATGAAGCACTGAAGGAAATGCTGAACAGAAGCTGTGGAGGAGATCTGCTGTCTGGGATCAGCCTGAAcctagtatag